From Rissa tridactyla isolate bRisTri1 chromosome 7, bRisTri1.patW.cur.20221130, whole genome shotgun sequence, a single genomic window includes:
- the PAFAH1B1 gene encoding platelet-activating factor acetylhydrolase IB subunit beta, which produces MVLSQRQRDELNRAIADYLRSNGYEEAYSVFKKEAELDVNEELDKKYAGLLEKKWTSVIRLQKKVMELESKLNEAKEEFTSGGPLGQKRDPKEWIPRPPEKYALSGHRSPVTRVIFHPVFSVMVSASEDATIKVWDYETGDFERTLKGHTDSVQDISFDHTGKLLASCSADMTIKLWDFQGFECIRTMHGHDHNVSSVAIMPNGDHIVSASRDKTIKMWEVQTGYCVKTFTGHREWVRMVRPNQDGTLIASCSNDQTVRVWVVATKECKAELREHEHVVECISWAPESSYSTISEATGSETKKSGKPGPFLLSGSRDKTIKMWDISTGMCLMTLVGHDNWVRGVLFHSGGKFILSCADDKTLRVWDFKNKRCMKTLNAHEHFVTSLDFHKTAPYVVTGSVDQTVKVWECR; this is translated from the exons ATGGTGCTGTCACAAAGGCAACGAGATGAACT aAATCGAGCGATAGCAGATTACCTTCGTTCTAATGGCTATGAAGAGGCATATTcggtttttaaaaaggaagctgAGTTAGATGTG AATGAAGAGTTAGATAAGAAGTATGCtggacttctggaaaaaaaatggacatctgtTATAAGATTACAAAAGAAG GTAATGGAATTAGAGTCAAAGCTGAATGAAGCTAAGGAAGAATTTACATCAGGTGGACCTCTTGGTCAGAAACGAGACCCTAAAGAGTGGATTCCTCGTCCTCCAGAGAAGTATGCGTTGAGTGGACATAGGAGTCCTGTCACTCGAGTGATTTTCCATCCAGTTTTCAGTGTTATGGTTTCTGCTTCAGAGGATGCCACAATAAAG GTGTGGGATTATGAGACAGGAGACTTTGAACGAACCCTTAAGGGGCATACAGACTCTGTGCAAGATATTTCCTTTGACCACACTGGCAAACTATTGGCCTCCTGTTCTGCTGATATGACCATTAAGCTATGGGATTTCCAGGGCTTTGAGTGCATCAGAACTATGCATG gTCATGATCATAATGTTTCTTCAGTAGCCATCATGCCCAATGGAGATCATATAGTTTCTGCCTCAAGGGATAAAACTATCAAAATGTGGGAAGTCCAAACAGG ttactGTGTGAAGACTTTCACAGGTCACAGAGAATGGGTGCGCATGGTGCGACCTAACCAGGATGGCACCTTAATTGCCAGTTGTTCTAATGACCAGACAGTGCGTGTTTGGGTGGTAGCAACAAAGGAATGCAAAGCTGAGCTCCGAGAACACGAGCACGTGGTAGAATGCATTTCCTGGGCTCCCGAGAGCTCATACTCCACCATATCAGAAGCTACAGGATCAGAG ACTAAGAAGAGTGGCAAGCCTGGGCCTTTTCTGCTGTCTGGATCCAGAGACAAGACCATTAAGATGTGGGACATCAGCACTGGCATGTGCCTTATGACACTT GTGGGCCATGATAACTGGGTACGTGGCGTTCTGTTCCATTCTGGGGGAAAATTTATTTTGAGCTGTGCTGATGACAAGACTCTACGTGTCTGGGACTTCAAGAACAAACGATGCATGAAAACCCTCAATGCGCACGAACACTTTGTTACCTCTTTGG ATTTCCACAAGACGGCACCGTATGTGGTTACTGGAAGTGTAGATCAAACAGTAAAAGTGTGGGAGTGCCGTTGA